The following nucleotide sequence is from Deltaproteobacteria bacterium.
ATTCGGTGTGAAAAAAGCCAAACTGATGCTGGAGCATATTGAAGACATCAAACAGTTTGTGGCCAAAAACGATAAACCAAAGCAGGATAAATAGTGATATAAAAAAGGCACTCCCCGCCTTCGCGAGGAGTGCCTTAGCAATATAGCGTTAATTATATTGTTTTGATCTACCAGCGATTGAAGCCGCCTTTTCCTTTGGAACGGCCGCCTCTTTCACCACCTCTTTCGCCACCACGACCGCGACCGCCAAATCCACCACCACCGGGTCTGCGTTCTTCCAGGGGACGGGCTTCATTTACGACGATCTGCCTTGTTCCCACTGTGGTATTGTTGAGTTTTTCAATGGCAACTTGTGCCTCTGCATCGGTAGCAAATTCAACGAAACCGAAACCTTTGGAACGGCCACTAAATTTGTCAATGATGACCGTGGCTGTTTCAATTTGACCATGCGGCGTGAACAATTCACGGAGTTGGTCTTCCGTCACTTCGAAGGGGAGATTCCCCACATACAGTTTTTTTCCCATCTTTTTCTCCTTTGCTCAAATAAAAAACCGCAAAGCGTTAATTTCTTTGCGGTCTTTATTCGGCTTTACATTGCGTTCTCTTCACTCTTTCGCTTAAGTGCTTCTTGTACTTCTGGTAAAAATGGTTTCATATCCACCCCCATTAGTCAACGGTTTATTTCGTTCTTGATTATGCGGGGGCTTTTTTAGATAAGGCACCATGACAATGGATCTATTATTAGTACGACATGGGCAGACCGACTGGAATCCCCAGCAAAAAATTATGGGGCCTCA
It contains:
- a CDS encoding RNA-binding protein; protein product: MGKKLYVGNLPFEVTEDQLRELFTPHGQIETATVIIDKFSGRSKGFGFVEFATDAEAQVAIEKLNNTTVGTRQIVVNEARPLEERRPGGGGFGGRGRGGERGGERGGRSKGKGGFNRW